In Astyanax mexicanus isolate ESR-SI-001 chromosome 5, AstMex3_surface, whole genome shotgun sequence, a single window of DNA contains:
- the mafaa gene encoding transcription factor MafAa, with the protein MAADLAMSAGELPNSPLAIEYVNDFDLMKFEVKKEPPESERYCHRLPPGSLSSTPISTPCSSVPSSPSFCAPSPGAQPGHNLVNGVAGNANGVNGNANGANGGSNGQGASGKAAQLEDLYWIPNYQHHVSPEALNLTPEDAVEALIGNAHHHHHHHHAHQAYDGASFRAQQYVGEDLSTAAGHHHGHHHHHHHHGHHHHAHARLEDRFSDEQLVSMTVRELNRQLRGFSKEEVIRLKQKRRTLKNRGYAQSCRYKRVQQRHMLETEKCTLQNQVEQLKQDVARLAKERDLYKEKYEKLASRSFGGGGANGSANGGGGGNRDPSAGNHGKEFFM; encoded by the coding sequence ATGGCCGCGGACCTCGCCATGAGCGCCGGCGAGCTGCCCAACAGCCCCCTGGCCATCGAGTACGTGAATGACTTCGACCTCATGAAGTTCGAGGTGAAGAAGGAGCCGCCCGAATCCGAGCGATACTGCCACCGCCTGCCTCCCGGCTCGCTCTCCTCCACACCTATCAGCACGCCGTGCTCTTCCGTGCCTTCGTCGCCCAGCTTCTGCGCCCCGAGCCCAGGCGCCCAGCCGGGCCACAACCTTGTTAACGGCGTGGCCGGCAACGCCAACGGTGTCAACGGCAACGCCAACGGTGCCAACGGCGGCAGCAACGGCCAGGGTGCGTCCGGCAAGGCGGCCCAGCTGGAGGACCTCTACTGGATCCCCAACTACCAGCACCACGTGAGCCCTGAGGCCCTGAACCTGACCCCGGAGGACGCCGTGGAGGCGCTCATCGGCAACGcgcaccaccaccatcaccaccaccacgcGCACCAGGCGTACGACGGCGCGAGCTTCCGCGCGCAGCAGTATGTGGGCGAAGACCTCAGCACGGCCGCGGGCCATCACCAcggccaccaccaccaccatcaccaccacggGCACCACCACCACGCGCACGCACGCCTCGAGGACCGCTTCTCGGACGAGCAGCTCGTGAGCATGACGGTGCGCGAGCTTAACCGGCAACTCCGCGGCTTCAGCAAGGAGGAGGTGATCCGGCTCAAGCAGAAGCGGCGCACACTGAAGAACCGTGGCTACGCGCAGTCGTGCCGCTACAAGCGCGTGCAGCAGCGGCACATGCTCGAGACGGAGAAGTGCACGCTGCAAAACCAGGTGGAACAGCTGAAGCAGGACGTGGCGCGACTCGCCAAGGAGCGAGATCTCTACAAGGAGAAGTATGAGAAGCTAGCGAGTCGGAGCTTCGGCGGCGGAGGAGCCAACGGCAGTGCAAACGGCGGGGGAGGCGGTAACCGGGACCCGTCTGCCGGCAACCACGGCAAAGAGTTCTTCATGTGA